The Malus domestica chromosome 13, GDT2T_hap1 genome includes a window with the following:
- the LOC103452850 gene encoding probable polygalacturonase translates to MLCVIQQLMPVHHHTVRAIRQPLLLGCSASSSSSSSLSFSALHFYCFLATPAAERELSLMKMLVVLLLLLAVSNAVEIDGEDDEKPCDNKLTLEPRPHSVSILEFGAVGDGKTLNTLAFQNAIFYLKSFADKGGAQLYVPPGRWLTGSFNLTSHLTLFLEKDAVILGSQDPSHWEIVEPLPSYGRGIELPGRRYRSLINGYMLHDVVITGDNGTINGQGSVWWDWFSSQSLNYSRPHLVEFVMSKYVVVSNLTFVNAPAYNIHPVYCSNVHVLNISVSAPPDSPHTVGIVPDSSDTVCIEDCIIGMGYDAIALKSGWDEYGIAYGRPTTNVHIRHVTLQSATGSSLALGSEMSGGISNVHVEQVRLHNSISGIQFRTTKGRGGYIKDIIISDVEVENIYMAFGASGQFGSHPDDKYDPNALPVLDHITLQDVVGTNITIAGCFTGIEESPFTSFCLSNISLSLNSASPTTWDCSYVSGSSESVFPEPCSDLNTSYSNPSSAHISLLTGNGKAVVL, encoded by the exons ATGCTTTGTGTCATTCAACAATTAATGCCTGTACACCACCACACGGTTAGAGCAATAAGGCAGCCCTTGCTCCTTGGTtgctctgcttcttcttcttcttcttcttccttgtccTTCTCTGCTCTGCACTTCTACTGCTTTTTGGCCACTCCTGCTGCAGAGAGAGAGCTTTCACTCATGAAGATGCTA GTGGTGCTTCTGCTGCTGCTGGCCGTGAGTAATGCCGTCGAAATTGACGGAGAAGACGATGAGAAACCGTGTGATAATAAACTGACATTAGAGCCAAGGCCGCACAGTGTGTCCATCTTAGAATTTGGCGCTGTCGGAGATGGCAAGACATTGAACACTCTTGCCTTTCAGAATGCCATCTTCTATCTCAAGTCTTTCGCCGATAAGGGCGGTGCTCAGCTCTATGTGCCGCCGGGGAGGTGGCTTACCGGAAGCTTCAACCTCACCAGCCACCTCACACTGTTTTTGGAAAAGGATGCTGTCATTCTTGGATCTCAG GATCCGTCTCATTGGGAAATTGTTGAGCCTTTACCCTCGTACGGTCGAGGGATTGAACTCCCCGGGAGGAGATATCGTAGCTTgataaatggttatatgttacATGATGTGGTCATAACAG GTGATAATGGAACCATCAATGGCCAGGGATCGGTTTGGTGGGATTGGTTTAGCTCCCAATCTCTGAACTACAGCCGCCCGCATCTTGTGGAATTCGTTATGTCTAAATACGTGGTGGTTTCGAACCTCACATTTGTAAATGCTCCCGCTTACAACATCCATCCAGTCTATTGCAG TAATGTACATGTTCTCAACATATCTGTATCTGCTCCTCCGGACTCCCCTCATACTGTCGGAATAGTCCCAG ATTCTTCTGATACTGTGTGCATAGAAGATTGCATCATTGGCATGGGGTATGATGCCATTGCTCTCAAGAGTGGTTGGGACGAGTACGGTATTGCCTATGGAAGACCTACCACAAATGTACACATCCGGCATGTCACCTTACAATCAGCTACTGGTTCTTCTCTTGCCCTTGGTAGTGAGATGTCCGGTGGCATTTCTAACGTACATGTTGAGCAGGTCCGCCTCCACAACTCCATTAGCGGCATTCAGTTCCGAACAACAAAGGGTAGAGGCGGTTACATCAAAGACATCATCATATCAGATGTCGAAGTAGAAAACATCTACATGGCATTTGGTGCCTCTGGCCAGTTTGGTTCTCATCCTGATGACAAATATGATCCTAACGCTCTCCCTGTTTTGGATCACATCACATTGCAAGACGTGGTTGGCACAAACATCACCATTGCCGGATGCTTCACTGGCATCGAAGAATCACCATTCACTTCTTTCTGTCTATCCAACATCTCCTTATCATTAAATTCAGCTTCGCCCACCACTTGGGATTGTTCATATGTTTCCGGCTCTTCTGAGTCTGTCTTTCCAGAACCATGTTCTGACCTCAATACCTCGTATTCAAATCCTTCCTCCGCCCACATTTCGCTGCTCACCGGGAATGGAAAAGCCGTGGTCTTATGA
- the LOC103452851 gene encoding topless-related protein 2-like — protein sequence MSSLSRELVFLILQFLEEEKFKESVHRLEQESGYFFNMKYFEEKALAGEWDEVEKYLSGFTKVDENRYSMKIFFEVRKQKYLEALDRNDRAKAVEILVKDLKVFSTFNEDLYKEITHLLTLENFRENEQLSKYGDTKSARSIMLVELKKLIEANPLFRDKLALPTLKASRLRTLINQSLNWQHQLCKNPRPNPDIKTLFMDHSCSPTNGARASTPVTLPVAALAKPTYAPLGAHGGPFPPAAAAAANANLAGWMSNANPSMSVQSAVVAASPFPVQPSQGSGLKHPRTPSNALGMSEYQGSDHEQLMKRLRPAQSVDEVSYPPPTQHASWSLDDLPRTVACTLRQGFNVISMDFHPSHHTLLAVGCSNGEITLWEVGIREKLVTKPFKIWNMTPSSNAIQLAMVKDSSMSVSRVSWNQDGSFIGVAFTKHLVHLYAYQGPTDLRQHLEIDAHSGSVNDLAFSHPNKQLCLITCGEDKLIKVWDLAGRNLFSFEGHEAPVYSICPHQKENIQFIFSTAVDGKIKAWLYDNVGSRVDYDAPGQWCTTMLYSDDGNRLFSCGTSKDGDSFLVEWNESEGAIKRTYTGFRKKSSGVVQFDTTKNHFLAVGEDNQIKFWDMDNTNVLTGTEAEGGLLTLPRLRFNKEGNLLAATTSDNGIKILANAEGLRSLRAIETRSYEASRGPIEMKVSGSSMVPNVNPTINKVDRLDTSSPARPTHILNGADSMARADSMARADSMARADMARSLEKRSLDDVSDKIKRWELAEIVDPVQCRVATMPESKDPANKVARLLYTNSGSGILALGSNGVQKLWKWSRNEQNPSGKATASVVPQHWQPNSGLLMTNDVSENVEEAVPCIALSKNDSYVMSACGGKVSLFNMMTFKVMTTFMPPPPVSTYLSFHPLDNNIIAIGMEDSTIHIYNVRLDEVKAKLKGHQKHITGLAFSVNLKIMVSSGADAQLCFWNMDTWDKRKSVPLQLPAGKAPVGDTHVQFYSDQVRLLVYHETQLALYDAAKSECIRQWTPQDLLPAPISCAAYSSSSQLVYAAFTDGNIGVFDADSLKLRCRIAMSVYLPQASSNSPSVYPLALTAHLQEPYQFAVGLTDGSVKVIEPSESEGKWGVLVPVDNGTQNGWTATSSSNNPAS from the exons ATGTCGTCCTTGAGCAGAGAACTGGTGTTCCTGATCCTCCAATTTCTGGAGGAAGAGAAGTTCAAGGAGTCCGTACACAG GCTGGAGCAGGAATCGGGGTACTTCTTCAACATGAAGTACTTTGAGGAGAAGGCGCTGGCTGGAGAGTGGGACGAGGTCGAGAAGTACCTCTCTGGGTTCACCAAGGTCGATGAGAATCGCTACTCGATGAAGATTTTCTTCGAGGTTCGAAAGCAGAAGTATCTCGAGGCGCTCGACAG GAATGACAGAGCTAAGGCTGTTGAGATACTGGTGAAGGATTTGAAAGTGTTCTCGACGTTTAACGAAGATTTGTACAAGGAAATTACGCATCTTTTGACCCTCGAAAACTTTAG AGAAAATGAGCAGTTATCGAAATATGGTGATACTAAGTCGGCTAGAAGCATAATGCTAGTAGAGCTTAAAAAGTTGATAGAAGCAAATCCGCTTTTCCGAGATAAGCTTGCTTTACCCACTTTGAAGGCTTCACGCTTGCGAACTCTAATTAATCAAAG TCTAAATTGGCAGCACCAGCTGTGCAAGAACCCAAGGCCAAATCCTGATATTAAGACCTTATTCATGGACCACTCGTGTTCTCCAACAAATGGGGCTCGTGCATCCACGCCAGTTACTCTTCCAGTTGCAGCTCTTGCAAAGCCAACTTATGCTCCTCTAGGAGCACATGGTGGA CCTTTTCCGCCGGCTGCTGCAGCTGCAGCTAATGCAAATTTAGCAGGATGGATGTCGAATGCTAATCCTTCCATGTCTGTGCAATCAGCTGTTGTTGCCGCTTCACCCTTCCCTGTTCAACCCAGTCAAG GTTCTGGTTTAAAGCATCCAAGAACACCCTCAAATGCTCTTGGAATGAGCGAGTATCAAGGCTCAGATCATGAGCAACTAATGAAACGCCTGCGGCCTGCACAATCTGTTGATGAG GTCAGTTATCCTCCCCCTACCCAGCATGCTTCCTGGTCACTAGATGACCTACCGAGGACCGTAGCGTGCACTCTTCGTCAGGGATTCAATGTGATAAGCATGGATTTCCACCCTTCTCATCACACATTACTTGCTG TTGGATGTAGTAATGGTGAAATTACACTGTGGGAAGTTGGGATACGAGAGAAGCTAGTGACAAAGCCATTCAAAATATGGAATATGACTCCTAGTTCTAATGCAATTCAG CTTGCTATGGTCAAAGATTCGTCAATGTCTGTAAGCCGTGTATCATGGAATCAAGATGGAAGCTTTATTG GTGTtgcatttaccaaacacttggTTCATTTGTACGCTTATCAAGGACCAACTGATCTACGGCAACATTTGGAG ATTGATGCTCACAGTGGCAGTGTGAATGACTTAGccttttctcatccaaacaagcAATTATGTCTTATAACTTGTGGGGAGGATAAGCTGATAAAG GTTTGGGATTTGGCTGGAAGAAATCTATTCAGCTTTGAAGGTCATGAAGCGCCTGTTTACTCAATTTGCCCCCACCAGAAGGAGAATATTCAG TTCATATTTTCAACTGCTGTTGATGGGAAAATAAAAGCTTGGCTGTATGACAATGTGGGCTCCAGGGTTGACTATGATGCTCCTGGGCAGTGGTGCACCACAATGCTCTACAGTGATGATGGAAATAG ATTATTCTCTTGTGGGACTAGTAAAGATGGTGATTCTTTCCTCGTTGAATGGAATGAAAGTGAAGGGGCAATAAAGAGGACATATACTGGATTCAGAAAAAAATCTTCTGGCGTAGTGCAATTTGATACAACAAAAAATCACTTTTTGGCTGTTGGTGAAGATAATCAGATAAAGTTTTGGGATATGGATAATACAAATGTTCTTACTGGTACAGAAGCTGAGGGTGGACTTCTG ACTCTTCCCCGCTTGAGATTCAATAAGGAAGGAAATTTGCTTGCTGCTACCACGTCTGACAACGGAATCAAAATTCTTGCTAATGCTGAGGGTCTAAGATCCTTAAGAGCAATTGAAACTCGATCTTATGAAGCATCCAGAGGACCTATTGAGATGAAG GTATCTGGTTCTTCCATGGTTCCGAATGTCAACCCAACCATTAATAAAGTGGACCGTTTGGATACAAGCTCTCCTGCCAGACCGACTCATATTCTT AATGGAGCTGATTCTATGGCAAGAGCTGATTCTATGGCAAGAGCCGATTCTATGGCAAGAGCCGATATGGCAAGAAGCCTGGAAAAGAGAAGCTTAGATGATGTATCTGACAAGATTAAACGTTGGGAACTGGCGGAAATTGTAGATCCCGTTCAGTGTCGAGTGGCTACCATGCCAGAAAGTAAAGATCCTGCTAACAAG GTTGCTCGACTTCTGTACACAAATTCTGGTTCTGGCATTCTGGCTCTCGGTTCAAATGGGGTGCAGAAGCTATGGAAGTGGAGCCGCAATGAGCAAAATCCAAGTGGGAAG GCCACAGCAAGTGTTGTTCCCCAACATTGGCAACCCAACAGTGGTCTTTTAATGACTAATGATGTCTCAGAAAATGTTGAAGAAGCGGTTCCATGCATTGCACTCTCAAAAAATGACTCTTATGTGATGTCAGCCTGTGGAGGAAAAGTGTCTCTGTTCAATATGATGACTTTTAAG GTAATGACAACTTTCATGCCACCTCCACCAGTGTCAACCTACTTGTCATTTCATCCTCTGGATAATAATATCATAGCAATAGGAATGGAAGATTCAACTATCCACATTTACAATGTTCGACTTGATGAG GTCAAAGCAAAACTGAAAGGCCACCAGAAGCACATTACTGGTTTAGCATTTTCTGTCAACCTTAAAATCATGGTTTCATCAGGTGCTGATGCTCAA CTATGCTTTTGGAACATGGATACATGGGATAAGAGGAAATCGGTTCCACTTCAGTTGCCCGCTGGAAAGGCGCCTGTCGGTGACACGCATGTGCAATTCTATTCTGATCAAGTCCGATTGTTGGTATACCATGAGACTCAACTAGCATTATATGATGCGGCCAAATCAGAGTGCATTCGGCAG TGGACGCCACAAGATCTTCTGCCTGCGCCCATTTCTTGTGCAGCATATTCTTCAAGTAGTCAACTAGTTTATGCGGCATTTACTGATGGTAACATTGGAGTATTTGATGCTGATAGTCTGAAACTAAGATGCCGTATTGCCATGTCGGTGTACTTACCACAAGCATCATCAAACAG CCCATCAGTGTACCCGCTGGCTCTTACAGCACATTTGCAGGAGCCGTACCAATTTGCTGTTGGACTGACAGATGGATCTGTTAAAGTTATAGAGCCCTCGGAATCTGAGGGGAAGTGGGGAGTTTTGGTGCCCGTTGATAACGGAACACAGAACGGGTGGACAGCAACATCTTCGAGTAACAATCCAGCATCGTAG
- the LOC103452852 gene encoding pumilio homolog 24-like produces MAAKKQEKSSPKKRKQIPGNKPETHSSSSKKTKLLDSKPSNPRSTDFKKPSKPFKPREPGLDHEKQVPLSKREGRLRAKELAEARKKKRKRHYNLEQELAHLWEKMRQRNISKEDRSKLVSEALEKMKGKIPEIASSHVSSRVLQTCVKYCSQAEKDAVFEELQPHLLTLACNTYAVHLVTKMLDNASKKQLAAFISSLRGHVASLLRHMVGSVVVEHAYQLGNATQKQELLVELYSTELQLFKDLVSKNEGRLLDIISKLDLQKSSVFRHMTSVIQPILEKGIIDHSIVHRVLIEYFTIAEQFSATDVIKQLSGPLLVRVIHTRDGSKVGMLCVKHGSSKERKKIIKGMKGHVHKIALDQGGSMVLVCLVSTVDDTKLTTKVVINELQENLKDLVLDKNGRRPLLQLLHPNCSRYLTPDDLASLSLSIPSLSNKVEPDNSETKSSKVNKSGEEANSDLELDEADMNHDDGLHSVEGGKKDPAVRRQELLVQSGLAEKLVDVCITSAGELLRSNFGKEVIYEVATGGAGGILHPTLDDKLNELYEAIASLVAEPKSQESEEDSKEEHILENFHSSRTIRKLILDCPTFASTLWNKALKGKCDLWAQGHSGKVIAAFLESSDSKVNQLANKELKKLIDGGILKVPEPKVVTGKKE; encoded by the exons ATGGCGGCCAAGAAGCAGGAGAAGAGCTCGCCGAAGAAGAGGAAGCAAATCCCAGGCAATAAGCCGGAGACCCACAGCTCCTCTTCCAAGAAGACCAAGCTCCTCGACTCCAAGCCCTCAAATCCGCGTAGCACCGACTTCAAGAAACCCTCCAAACCTTTCAAGCCCCGAGAACCAGGACTCGATCATGAGAAACAAGTTCCGCTGTCGAAGCGAGAGGGCCGCCTCCGGGCCAAG GAACTTGCGGAGGCTAGGAAGAAGAAGCGGAAGCGTCATTACAATTTAGAGCAA GAGCTTGCACATCTGTGGGAGAAGATGCGGCAACGAAATATATCCAAAGAAGATCGATCCAA GTTGGTGAGTGAAGCGTTAGAGAAAatgaaggggaaaattcctgaaatCGCAAGTTCCCATGTGTCTTCTCGTGTTCTGCAG ACTTGCGTTAAGTACTGTTCACAAGCGGAAAAGGATGCGGTTTTTGAGGAGCTTCAGCCACATCTTCTAACTCTTGCATGCAACACATATGCTGTTCATCTGGTGACCAAAATGTTAGACAATG CCTCCAAAAAGCAGCTAGCGGCATTTATCTCCTCTCTCCGAGGACATGTTGCTTCCCTTCTTCGTCACATGGTTGGTTCTGTAG TCGTTGAGCACGCATACCAATTGGGAAATGCAACTCAAAAGCAAGAGCTTTTGGTGGAACTATATTCTACAGAGCTTCAGTTGTTTAAGGACTTGGTCTCGAAGAATGAGGGCAG GTTACTAGATATAATTTCAAAGCTAGATCTGCAGAAATCTTCAGTCTTCCGGCACATGACTTCAGTGATTCAACCAATTTTAGAGAAAGGAATAATTGATCACTCTATAGTACACAGGGTGTTGATAGAGTACTTCACAATAGCTGAGCAG ttctctGCCACAGATGTAATTAAACAGTTGTCGGGTCCACTTCTTGTTCGGGTGATCCACACAAGGGATGGATCCAAGGTTGGGATGCTCTGTGTCAAGCATGGCAGTTCAAAG GAAAGAAAGAAGATAATTAAAGGAATGAAAGGCCACGTTCATAAAATAGCTCTTGATCAAGGTGGAAGCATG GTGCTTGTTTGCCTTGTTTCAACTGTTGATGACACAAAGCTTACTACAAAG GTTGTCATTAATGAGCTTCAAGAAAACCTAAAGGATCTTGTTCTCGATAAG AATGGAAGGCGCCCATTACTGCAGCTACTTCATCCAAATTGTTCACGTTATTTGACTCCTGATGACCTGGCTTCCCTCAGTTTGTCTATCCCTTCACTTTCCAACAAG GTTGAACCAGACAATTCTGAAACAAAATCTTCAAAGGTTAACAAATCTGGTGAAGAGGCCAATAGtgatttggaattggatgaagccgatatgaatcatgatgatggcCTCCACTCAGTTGAGGGAGGAAAAAAGGATCCTGCCGTTCGAAGGCAAGAGTTGTTAGTCCAGAGTGGGTTGGCCGAG AAGCTAGTTGATGTATGCATTACAAGTGCAGGGGAATTACTTAGATCAAATTTTGGCAAAGAAGTCATATATGAG GTTGCAACTGGGGGTGCTGGTGGCATTCTCCACCCAACTTTGGATGACAAGTTGAATGAACTATATGAAGCTATAGCATCTCTTGTCGCAGAACCTAAATCCCAAGAATCCGAAGAGGACTCAAAAGAGGAACACATCCTTGAAAATTTCCATTCCAGTCGGACCATTAGAAAACTAATCTTGGACTGCCCCACATTTGCTTCCACTTTGTGGAACAAGGCACTTAAAGGAAAGTGTGATTTGTGGGCCCAAGGTCACAG TGGGAAGGTGATTGCTGCATTCTTAGAATCTTCGGACTCTAAGGTCAATCAACTGGCAAATAAAGAGTTGAAGAAGTTGATAGATGGTGGCATTCTCAAAGTTCCTGAGCCAAAAGTAGTTACCGGAAAGAAAGAATGA